A single window of Labrus mixtus chromosome 23, fLabMix1.1, whole genome shotgun sequence DNA harbors:
- the acin1b gene encoding apoptotic chromatin condensation inducer 1b — translation MADEDITLDGKPLQSLRVADLKAALEQRNLPKSGQKNALMKRLKGALMLENLQKSSSSHSGLQPNSQIGEEMSQNSFIKQYLAKQQELLRQRLEREAQQDDEAEESPAVPEEDDDHSEDNDSSPFVPDKHHSIPSQASMTREEKGGGDAMMGHAMMASGANMGPSATLHPQESLEAPGAWMQRAAFLQGHKEPPAPSPPRAVASLSVRVLGQPDRQGLPPVVPRAQEKEGTAPSEPGSAHPVLHLSRSAGVSAGGRAHEDDDEEDSGDDESEDDDEWGPGPGGVRRGNRVPPQPQQMPPSVPSTAARSKRKLQPPQHIPPPQVHHTPMQLRHPTPPPSPPPDLFPLPDTPKQSPQDAEEREGPEAARGPRGVSLPPSSLQRQDSDSSSRSSSPEPSMNRKPGPLSLLVHKMETERAFASAAGVSGETAHSTAGPTCSTESPLQRLERKRLQESREKEEERERERHEVQDQERRKIEQERAKKRLEEEKEKESKHLEEEKQRQKEERDRKRKHLEEEKEKERKHQEEEKEKERKRQEEEKVRKRQEEEKEKERKHQEEEKVRKRREEEKEKERKHQEEEKVRKRQEEEKEKERKHQEEEKVRKRREEEKEKEKKHQEEEKVRKRQEEEKEKERKRQEEEKEKERKRQEEQKRKEEHQRQEAAHKGRVVVIQDSSSDSDSNSDSSSRSSQSSSSSREKPRPSKQPKKTDQGRAAEDDRKTVLVKEAEKRHLSNREVAEPSAAAVTEVEADSESSVAQQPPAGAEPENSEGLLEESTTPKAFTARKISLTSSKSSPAATDGGAGESESGAAAGRKRRWGSSTSVTTKKPSISITTDSLKSLIPDIKINQEAVVALHPEELQLSGDEESLDTSRPDEDQGLKIRRTVTQVVQGNSQENGQTNEEEEVEKTEKEIVRRTSRDKRKSSVSEESMEVQTSVKLDGDEQKVTPSDSLVRRSISQQKSGVSITIDDPVRTNRQPSPPHGKVSNIIHVTNLVRPFTLGQLKELLSRTGSLLEEGFWIDKIKSHCFVTYGTTEEAVATRAALHGFKWPQSNPKVLGVDFCEQDELDFHKGILKPEKEADPVPQQGAPQPRLPPLMPERDRNRERDRDSNRDRERERDRGAAAGGVGVVRDLWAEREREMERRERARGEREWDRDKIREFARPGEEEHRSRSRERERRRRERNKSKERKTDKKEKGDEPPAKLLDDLFLKTKAAPCIYWLPLTEEQVAQRLLDRTQRQKEREQRRKEQEEEDKKREEEEKKERLKVREKDSSTTASGGAGGGGGGGGGAGRGADVDRGRERGRDREGDKRRDSGHRPRRPSAGAGNGRRSRSRSNTRDRRR, via the exons ATGGCGGACGAAGATATTACGCTTGATGGAAAACCTCTACAATCGCTCAGAGTAGCCGATTTAAAGGCGGCTCTGGAGCAAAGAAACCTCCCGAAAAGCGGGCAGAAAAACGCACTCATGAAGCGACTGAAAGGG GCGCTGATGTTGGAGAATCTTCAGAAGTCGTCCTCCTCCCACAGTGGGCTGCAGCCCAACTCACAG ATTGGCGAGGAGATGAGCCAGAATAGCTTCATAAAACAGTACCTGGCCAAACAGCAGGAGCTACTCCGTCAGAGGCTGGAGAGAGAGGCCCAGCAGGACGATGAGGCAGAAG AAAGCCCAGCAGTGCCTGAAGAGGATGACGACCACTCTGAGGACAACGACAGCTCCCCCTTTGTCCCTGACAAG CATCACTCCATACCCTCGCAGGCCTCAATGACgagggaggaaaaaggaggaggagatgcaATGATGGGTCATGCAATGATGGCGAGTGGTGCCAACATGGGCCCGTCAGCTACCCTCCACCCTCAGGAGTCCCTCGAGGCTCCGGGTGCTTGGATGCAGCGGGCAGCCTTTCTTCAAGGACATAAAGAGCCACCGGCACCCTCTCCTCCTCGTGCCGTAGCCTCCCTGTCCGTGCGCGTCCTGGGCCAACCGGACCGCCAGGGGCTGCCCCCTGTGGTACCAAGAGCCCAGGAAAAAGAGGGCACCGCACCCAGTGAGCCCGGATCAGCTCATCCTGTCCTACATCTAAGCCGATCTGCAGGAGTCTCAGCAGGAGGTCGCGCCCATGAGGACGACGATGAAGAAGACAGTGGAGATGACGAAAGCGAGGACGATGATGAATGGGGGCCCGGGCCCGGCGGGGTACGAAGGGGTAACAGAGTGCCACCCCAGCCGCAGCAGATGCCCCCCAGTGTCCCGTCAACAGCTGCCAGATCAAAACGCAAGCTTCAGCCTCCGCAGCACATCCCGCCTCCTCAGGTACACCACACCCCAATGCAACTGCGCCACccaactcctcctccctctccacccCCCGACCTGTTCCCTCTCCCCGACACTCCAAAGCAGAGCCCACAAGacgcagaggagagagaaggccCTGAAGCTGCTCGTGGTCCAAGGGGGGTGTCTCTCCCGCCTTCCTCCCTGCAGAGGCAAGACTCTGACTCCAGCTCTCGTTCCAGCAGTCCTGAGCCCTCCATGAATAGAAAGCCAGGGCCCCTTTCTTTGCTCGTACAcaagatggagacagagagggctTTTGCCTCAGCTGCAGGTGTTTCAGGAGAGACGGCACACTCTACGGCTGGGCCTACCTGTTCCACTGAATCTCCACTGCAAAGACTGGAGAGAAAGAGGCTTCAAGAGAgcagggagaaggaggaagagagggagagggaaagacACGAGGTGCAAGACCAAGAAAGAAGGAAGATAGAACAGGAGCGAGCGAAAAAGCGcctggaggaagagaaggagaaagagagcaaaCACCTGGAAGAGGAGAAACAGCGTCAGAAAGAGGAGCGCgatagaaagagaaaacatcttgaagaggaaaaagaaaaagagaggaaacaccaggaagaggaaaaagaaaaagagaggaaacgccaggaagaggaaaaagtgaGGAAACgccaggaagaggaaaaagaaaaagagaggaaacaccaggaagaggaaaaagtgaGGAAACGCcgggaagaggaaaaagaaaaagagaggaaacaccaggaagaggaaaaagtgaGGAAACgccaggaagaggaaaaagaaaaagagaggaaacaccaggaagaggaaaaagtgaGGAAACGCcgggaagaggaaaaagaaaaagagaagaaacaccaggaagaggaaaaagtgaGGAAACgccaggaagaggaaaaagaaaaagagaggaaacgccaagaagaggaaaaagaaaaagagaggaaacgCCAGGAAgagcagaagagaaaagaagagcacCAGAGACAGGAGGCCGCCCACAAAGGCAGGGTGGTTGTGATTCAGGATTCTTCATCAGATTCCGACTCCAATTCCGACTCCTCTTCCCGCTCATCAcagtcctcttcctcttccagaGAGAAACCACGCCCCTCAAAGCAGCCGAAG AAGACAGACCAAGGCCGTGCAGCAGAGGATGATAGAAAGACTGTCCTGGTAAAAGAGGCAGAGAAACGACATCTGTCAAACAG GGAGGTGGCGGAGCCCAGCGCAGCCGCCGTCACAGAGGTGGAAGCAGACTCGGAAAGCTCCGTGGCCCAGCAGCCGCCCGCCGGGGCCGAGCCAGAGAACAGCGAGGGCCTCCTGGAGGAG aGCACCACTCCTAAGGCTTTCACCGCACGCAAGATCTCCCTGACAA GCAGTAAGTCGTCCCCAGCCGCCACagatggaggagcaggagagtcTGAGTCCGGAGCTGCAGCAGGGCGGAAGAGGAGGTGGGGCTCCAGCACATCAGTGACGACTAAGAAACCATCCATCAGCATCACCACCGACTCACTGAAG TCTTTGATCCCAGACATCAAAATAAACCAGGAGGCGGTGGTGGCGCTGCACCCTGAGGAGCTTCAGCTGTCTGGGGACGAGGAGAGTCTGGACACAAGCCGACCTGATGAGGACCAAGGCCTGAAGATCCGACGCACCGTCACACAG GTCGTCCAAGGTAACAGTCAGGAAAATGGACAGacaaatgaagaggaggaagtggagaagaCGGAGAAAGAAATCGTAAGACGGACTTCCAGGGACAAAAGGAAGAGCAGTGTTTCTGAGGAATCCATGGAAGTGCAGACATCTGTGAAGCTCGACGGAGACGAACAGAAAG TCACCCCGAGCGACAGCCTGGTGCGTCGCTCCATCAGTCAACAGAAGTCTGGAGTGTCAATCACCATTGACGACCCCGTCCGCACAAACAGGCAGCCGTCGCCGCCTCATGGCAAAGTCTCCAACATCATCCATGTGACCAACCTG GTACGACCTTTCACTTTGGGCCAACTCAAAGAGCTTCTGAGCAGGACGGGCAGCTTGCTGGAGGAGGGCTTCTGGATCGACAAAATCAAGTCTCACTGCTTTGTCACA TACGGTACAACAGAGGAGGCGGTCGCCACCAGAGCTGCTCTCCACGGCTTCAAATGGCCTCAGAGTAACCCCAAAGTCCTCGGCGTTGACTTCTGTGAGCAGGATGAG ctcGACTTTCACAAAGGAATCCTGAAACCAGAAAAGGAGGCGGACCCCGTCCCCCAACAAGGAGCCCCTCAGCCCCGGCTGCCCCCTCTGATGCCCGAGCGAGACCGGAACAGAGAGCGAGACCGCGACAGCAATCGCGACAGGGAGCGCGAACGAGACCGGGGCGCCGCTGCTGGAGGGGTAGGAGTGGTGAGGGACCTGTGGgcggagcgagagagagagatggagcgGCGGGAAAGAGCCCGTGGCGAACGGGAATGGGACAGGGATAAGATCCGGGAATTTGCCCGACCGGGTGAGGAAGAACATCGATCCCGatcccgagagagagagaggaggaggagagagaggaacaagagCAAGGAGAGGAAGACCGACAAGAAAG AGAAAGGAGATGAGCCTCCTGCCAAACTGCTGGACGACTTGTTCCTGAAGACCAAAGCAGCTCCATGTATATACTGGCTCCCGCTCACTGAGGAGCAG GTGGCGCAGAGGCTTCTGGACCGCACACAGCGCCAGAAGGAGCGGGAACAACGGCGCAaggaacaagaggaggaggacaagaagcgagaggaggaggagaagaaggagaggctGAAGGTCAGGGAGAAGGACAGCAGCACAACAGCGAGtgggggagcaggaggaggaggagggggagggggaggagctgggCGAGGAGCTGACGTAGATAGAGGGAGGGAGCGCGGCCGAGACAGGGAGGGGGACAAGAGGAGGGACAGCGGCCACCGACCCAGACGGCCATCGGCAGGCGCGGGAAACGGACGACGCTCTCGTAGCCGAAGCAACACAAGGGATAGACGTCGCTGA